cacagtgaccttgacctttgaccaaaaaattttaatcacttcattcttgaatccaagtggacgtttgtgccaaatttgaggaaattccctcaaggttgTTCTTGTAGAAGGAGAACAGATGAGATCACAggtaccttgacctttgaccaccaaaatttaatcagtacGTCTGAGTCTAcctgatgtttttgccaaatttgattaaatttccTAAAGGCATTTCTGAAATATTATGTTCACAAGAAAGGGGCGTATTGACAAtccaaaaacacagcacagaggCATAGTCACAGAGTAGATACTTTTTGCAAGATTGCCTATTTATGTGGAAAACAAGTGAAATAAATTATCAGTGAACAGTTTGCTATGTTCactattaacatttttgtgccTTTCACATTAACACTTAATTAATTTGCTTAGCATTATGTTTCTGCAGTTGTATATAACAGTAACTTCTAGCAGACAGGGCTGGCATTTCAGTGTGCAGACTTCTCCTCCAGTGATCCCTCAGAGGATGCAGAAATCAGACCATAACTAACATAATCTACAAGTTTCATCATCCAGTTCACCCACACTGGCTCTATTTTTATCTCATTGACTGGTGCTTACTCACCAAGACATCAAACTCCTTTGTGCTCACTTTCCTGTGCTTCCATAATGTGCTTTAACTCTCATACAAAGCTGCAGGTGATTACAGGTGAGCGCTTTCACCTGAAATATGCGCCGTTTGTGTCACAAGCCCATCGGCCAAAAAGATCTGGTTTCTTGTGCATTTTATCACAGTAGTTTTGCACAGTTTTAATGAGTATTCTGGTCGTAATCTGACTGTGACGTGTATACATGTTAGTCTGGAACTGTAATTTATGTGGACATCAGTATGAAAAGATCCCTTTGgttttctattgtttttgtattcagtATTCAGCATAAGTTCAGACTTTCTAAATGCTTCATTCATTCACaattctttctctttctcattcCCTCCACTTCCTGCAGTTGACTGATCAGTGGGAGTTCGCTCTTCCAGTTAACCAAAGTTTGCCACTATCTTTATCAATCAATCATGTTCACCACCTTCCTTAAATATATGACATCATGTTGGGGTCTAACTGCCAAAAGAATATTCACATTTCTCAAACTGATGTTCACATGTAAACATTCATTTAGCTCAGACTGAGTCTCTACTGACTGAATTGATATCGGTTCcactttaagggtactggtattggtactGGTATCATTATATCTAAATAATACCCAGTGCTAATGAAAACAGAATCTTACAGAACATACAAATCTATGAAACACGCGAGGGAAAGTAGATCATATTAAGATGTTTTGTGGCAGACTAGTCAGGAATTAAATAATTCATTACTTCATACAAAAATATACCAAGCAATATATCACAGCTACTCTAGGCACTACTTAGTACTGAGAACTGCAgcctgaaacctgagcagatgtAAGAGCCATGAAAGACGTCACATGACCACATATGACAACAGCGTAGGCATGGGTCAGCACTTACATAACATAATATAGGAAGGACCTGGCAGTGCCAGCTAATGGCTTGGAAGCATCAATCAGCACTGATGTAATAAAAAAACCACATCAGCATGCTTTTAACGTACTAATATGAAAGATTATAATTggttaaaatgctcaaatttTAACACCAAGAAACcagatgtttttgtcaaagagGCCTGtaacaaatttgtgttttttgtgcatctgAGCCCTCGATCTCTCTCTATATAAATATTGCTAACCAATACACATTCTGTGACGGCATTCTTGAGATTAATGACAAAGATTTTGTCAAGTCTGTACTTAAACAACTCCAGGGTCTCTACCTAATTAAAGTGCTCAAGTGAATGAGACGAGACGTTGGTCCAAACTCTACACAGACGCACCACGTGATCGAGAAAACCAACTGACAAAAGCATAAGGCAAACAGACAACAGAGATGCTGTTCAGGCACCAAACAATGTGACTAACTGTGCTTCACACTACATCTGTTCAGTCTCAAGTATTGGTGATGTCTCAGGGAGGGGCCATTAGACAGAGAGGCTCCTCCGCTGGCCGGCAGAGACATCCAGTGGTGAATCTGCAGTATTACCACTTATTCCAAACATTAATATCACTGCACGTTTTCCACATTACACCCCTAAACATACATTGTCATACagataatacataaaataaaggcTTTAAGTTTTCACACCTCAGTTCACAAAAAGACATCAAAGTGTAAATTGTAGTGCTTATGAAATGATGTCCGTCGTGGTCACAATTTTAAGGAATGTACAACAATTAAACCCAAACATCTTCCTCTCAGAGATGACGTATGATAAATCCTCGGCGCGGCATGGCAGTGAACATTAGAGAAATATTCTTGTACAGTAAAATGTCTCCTCTGTGTATTGCTGCACAAACAGCTGTGCAGGTGGAGCAGACAAAGCAAGGTGTCCActctcatcttcctcctccacatTTCAAGAGGATCTGTATCTATGGTGCGTTACCACGGCTTCCCCTGTGTATGCAGCTCTATTTTTAAAGAGCCAGGGTCACCAAGAGCTCTCATTCAGCGGCAGACGACAACACGGacgcgtgcacacacatgcacatctgcacaaacacagagacaataGTCAAATTTTCCAGTTCCtgcctaacacacacacacagatgagcaTGAAGCCGCTCTGCTTATCTGTGCTGGTGCACTGCCACCTCTGTCCTTCTAAGGCGCTGATTAAAATGGAAACGCTTGATTAAAATGATTGATTCAAATGGAAAGCTTTGTCTGGACCAGCTGCGACTGGAACAGCACAGAGACGACGTTTGCAGTGCCGCTGGCTCCAGAGCCTCGTTTGTCAGGAGAAAggttgtttaaaagaaaaagtgctgcTCTGTGTTAAGGCTCAGAGATGCTCTAAAACGGTGACGGGCGTCTGTGCTTCGGTGGAGAAGAAATGAAGAGGTGGAGAAAGTTTCCCCTCGTTTTTGCACTACTGCAAGTGTATATATGCAATTTACGGTGACATCTCAGACGATTGCACGACACATATGTACAGTATTCTACATTAGTGGGGAAAGGAGGGATAGAAGGAGAACCACAGTTTTACGACTTTGACTGGTTATTATTGCTGATGCATGATAGGCACGAtaaagatgtgtttgtgtgcttgtaaCACTGTTTATCAGAATAACTAGTTACATACTGGTATGGATTCATTTCTAATCATTTTGTTGTCTAGGTGAGAAATTTTCTCAAACAATGATACaaatcatgaaaatatgttgtttttttttttaatctgagtCTCCTTCCATCCTGTCCCCACAAGTAACAAACCTCTACAACCAGAATGAGATGATCTCATAGATCTAGGAACATCCAGCTGTCTCAGAAATAACCTTCTCCAAACTAGTGAACACAGGGTTCAGTAAAGCATGTTAGCGTTGCACACACCTTAACCTCAACCAGAGCTTATAATGAAACAGCCTGTATCTAAATCCTCAGTGGACCTGTCTGagtttcctgtaaaatgttgaCAGATGGAAAAATCGTCACCTTAGTTGGGACTCACATTCCGATGATCCCTTTGTTACAGCAGGCAGCATGGATCCTACGGTGGGAAAGAAGGGAAGAACTGTTCGTGAGGAGCACAGGGGCAGAAAATGGGGGATAGAGGGACTCGGCTCTGTGGGTTAAGGTGTGATGAACGCTGCAACAACCGGCAGTggattttctctccctcttaaCTTCCTCTGTTCCTCCCCTTCTTCCTCTGTCTTCTGGAGTTTAGTAGACGGGAGGATCTATGAGCTCAGTGGATCATAGCTCAGACTCGGGCGAGCCGATGTTCTGGTAGCCTGTCTTGGTGCTGGTGCCGTAGTTGGTGTTGGTCATTTCCTGGGTGCCGCCGGGCCCCAGGTAAGCCCGGTGAGCGGGCATGGGGGAAGGAGCCTCGCTGGGGTTCTTGCTGAGGATAAAGCGCTGCTCGTCCTGCTCCTCCAGGTTGGAGATGTCCTTCATCATGCCTTTGCGGTAGGATACTGACAGCTTGTTAGAGCCGTCTGAGATCAGGTTGAAGTGGCGGGCGATGAAGACGAGGGGTAAAGGTAGCATGGCCAGCACAATGAGGGAGTAGGCCATGGCTAACGCCCAGGGAGGGTAGCTGTGGAAACTCTCTGCACCCTGGAAAACAAAGCGTTCAGaaaggagaggatgaagaaaaaATGGGTATACAAAAGGgggcagagaggagaaggaCAATAATGGAATAATTATGCAAGTTTAGTggttctttatttctttctttcttaagataaacaacagcagcactgaCCTCAGCCTCCACCCAGGCATTGTATCCTGCAGGACTGACGGCCATCTCGATGACGGTGGCGATGATGAGCACCACTAGGACAGCTGGTGACACGTACCTCCACATGTAGTAATAGAAGGAGTACGGCCTGAAACCAAGCATGTCCTCCAGGTCCTGCATGAACCTGCGAGGAGGTGAGAGAGAGTGTTGGCAAATGAGCAAGCACAGTACCATAGTTCTGGGACAAGTTTAATCTGAAAACGATGAGCATCGTTTTGCCATGGTTTTAACAACATATTCCCTAAAAACAGCTTGCAATGGGTAcgtttgctcttgttttttgtgtgtcagaggCGTTACCTAATCTGGAGCAATGCGTATACAAACTAAATTCTAGTAGATGTGTacttattgtttaatttttgtttttatgtcacgCTTCCTTCGgcaataaatgtatatttcccTTCCAATATAACCCCTTtgaatttaactgaatttaaTGAAACCCCCATGTATTAAAGGGCAGTGTGACTGCGTATAAGttcatttctgtttaaataaatgttttgctaCCATTTGTTGAGGCTGAAAACAGCCCAGGACTCCACCCATCGTTACAGTTattaattacacctgtgctgaatgtctgctgtgaaaaagctctgttgtttgttgttatcTGTCCTGATTGTGTCCGCTCACTCACTTGCTACTCTTTGGATAACAGACATTCAATAGTGAGCAGTAAATTGAGATTTTGGACTCCTATGAATCATCATTTTGCATCATCACTCGCAGGTGAGTAATTTTCACATCTATGAAATGTGAGGCATTGAACTGTGAGTGGGATAGGTGCACATGCCAGGGACATGACTAATTTGTTCAGTTGTTTCAATTTTGAGAGAACTATATAGAGCATACATTTGCATTCAGGATCATGCACCATATATAGTAAAAAGAGGTGATTTTGGACAAGACTGAGTGTCTACAACCATGTTAGTGTCTCTGTGTTGCTGTACTAAGGCACAGTGATGTGTTGAGTCAAAAGCTAATGTGggaatgctaacatgctcacactGACGAagttaacatgctgatgttttgcagaaaatgttCCCTCTGTTTACCATCTTAGTTTAATGTTTTGGCATGCAACATTTGTTAATTGAAACTCAGAGTATAGCCGAGGCTGATATCATTAGATTCATCATCATCTGAGCTGCTACAATGGTTAAaatcatttagatttttatctGGTTGAGTTACCTCTTAGTGCCGTAGATCCAAGCGACAGAAACGTTCTCCAGGATCACCACCACAGTGAGAGGCAAACCAGCTGAATAGTCATCAAACATGGTGACAAAATAGTTCCCTGAGCGCTGAACAAACAGCAAGCCTAAGAGGAAGGCGATGATACAGCAAGCCACTAAGAGACGGAGAGGAACAAAACAGCCAGTGAGAATCACATATACTTTAATTTCACCAAGAGATTTGAGAGCGGAGACATCACCTCACCACATAGTATTTCTTTGCGGATCTTGAAAGCATCCAGTATTGGCGTGGTGATGCCGGTCATGGTGCCGATCATGCTGCCCAGACCCAAGTTGATCAGCATGAAGAAGAACATGACTGACCAGAAGGGACTGGCAGGGAAATGTGTCATGGCCTCTGTGAAGGCGATAAATGCCAGGCCAGTGCCCTGAACCGcctggaggacagacagagggaggtgGAGGTCAAAGGTGGCCAATAATGGACAATGTGCTGAATGCAAATGAGTGATTCTGAATAGAAAATCACCCACTTTACTTCCATTTCTAGGGCCATTAATTTAAGTGCAGCCATTTAAGGCGATGTGCTCATCCAGAGACACTTTAAATGAGATTATCCTTAAAATTCATCACCAACATAAcaggacaataaaaaaagtatgaatTATCCCcttttaaatcacataaatcacatttataaATGTGGATGGCCAAAACTCATTTTTATCTGTTCGTCAATTCCTAAAACCTTTCTCTCCTGTATAACTCATTTTGTcgcaatttattttttcactgtctaaatttttttttatttttgtaaagctCTTTGGAAGTGCTATAATAATATGGCATGGCAATATTCCTGTAACTTTTAAATAATCACTGGATGGTGATGACAGCTTCTTTTCAAACTACACAAAATATTGTGTATATTGCCTATGGTAATTCTATAGGTGCAATAATACTCCTGCTATGCAAAAAACAAGAGACATGATAGAGGAATCtggctgcaactaacgattcATTATCGATTtgtctgccatttttttcaattaatcaattgtttactatataaaataaaattaaaaaaaagagtaaaacatgGTCATTATAATTTCTTAGAGTCCGAAGTGATTGTTGCTTGTCTTATCTGACCAAAGGCATTTCATTTACTATCtcatatgaaaaagaaaatcaccacatttttacatttttgcttgaaaaatgacccaaacaagTAATCCATTGTCACACTGATTGGCTAATTATGGCCGCTCTAGAGGAAATTCTTCTTTGCTACacatcatggtgttttttaacTAACtcctgtgttattttttatatataaggACAACTTTTGATGGCTTAACACACTTCTGATTATTCAGAAATACTCAGAACAATTGTATTTTTCCACATTCCAGCTTGTAAATTCTCCTCCTCTGACCTTGTTGAGTTCATCCTCGAGCACACAGGCATCCAGGCCCAGCTGGCTGAAGCTGTCCTCCTTCACTGTCTTAATGACGCCGTACATCTCTGCGTAGTCCTGGGCGGACAGGTGGGAGAAGTTGATGTGAGGAGGGATGAGTTCTTTGCTCAGCACACCTGTGTTCAGGTAGCCTAGAATCTTCTCTGCATTCCTGCACATGTAAAATAGTACATGTGGAGAGGAAGGACGTGTTAGTGAGTAAAGGTTGCAGGAAAAACAGCTGCCCAACAGATAATGGTCCGCAGGCATCGATTACAGTACGACACACTCACTCGACAACACACTTCTCGTTCATGACGTTGGCCTTGAACCCCAGAACAGCAAAAACAACTAAAGTGGCCAGGATAGAGGTGACAAAGTTGATGATGGAGACCAGTGCTGCATCAAAGTGGCAGTTGTTGTCTCTCTTGTTATAGCTGGAGAAAGCGATGACGCCTCCAAAGCCCAGACCGAGAGCGAAGAAAACCTGCGTGGCTGCTTCTCTCCACACCTGTGGCTCCAACATCTTCTCCAGctggagagaagaaagagaaaaatgattcattttatttggtGCCTTTGGAAACGTTggtaacagaattttaaaagttcagtgtatatgtgtatgtggcCGTGCAACATGTGTTTAACAATGTATCTTAGAtggtctttttctttaatttaatgtgCTATATATGACATTCAAaggttttctttatttcagtcTGAGCCCCGattgtctgcacatggctctcaacatggTTATCACGTATCAGTGGTAGCTGCTGTATGAAATGCAGTGCACGGGGGTCCttaaagaaagttaaaagaGAGGCAGTTAATCTTATAATTAGAGTATAAGATAAGTCACATCTTCACGAGAATGAAGTAAATGGATAaagtttttgttacatttggcCTCATGTTTAGTGACTCCAAGTGGTACTGTAGAAAAGTTCAACTAACCATCGTGTTAGTGAGTTTGGCTTGTTGTGGTAGAAGGCGTGTCGTGTATGTTACAAATGACATGTGGCTGCAGCTATACATGTCCCAGGGCAGTGGAGATTAGCTAGCCAATGGGACACTCACACTGGGACTCACATTGACTGACATGTCAACCACAATagccacagagaagctcagattacaaaaCACAAGTGTGACTTTCAGGGCGCTATACTCCACCATATCTTGTTTTCTGCTacattaatgctctgaatgtgtATACAGCTCTTTTAAGAACTCATAATGCAATATTACCTGTGCTCAGCACACCTGTTACAGTATACTGAACTGACATTCGATGTTTACAAAATAATTCATATTCATGTCAAAGATGGCAAATAATATGGtaactgcaatttttttcacagtttgaaaTGATGCCACGCAGGttccatttttctttgtaattatCTATATTCACCACTAGAGGGAGACTTCAACCCAA
The DNA window shown above is from Plectropomus leopardus isolate mb chromosome 8, YSFRI_Pleo_2.0, whole genome shotgun sequence and carries:
- the slc6a17 gene encoding sodium-dependent neutral amino acid transporter SLC6A17 — its product is MPKNTKVTQREHSNEPVTESVADLLSLEHPMDYKSSQMSMGLSPGSTAPVRALIPSPDPDAEDGRPAWNNKLEYILAQVGFSVGLGNVWRFPYLCQKNGGGAYLVPYFILLLLIGIPLFFLELAVGQRIRRGSIGVWNYVYPQLGGIGVSSLMVCGFVGLYYNVIIGWSIFYFFQSFQYPLPWAECPIQRNGTQAIVEPECEKSSATTYFWYRQTLNITSSIDDTGGLNWKMTLSLLVAWILVCLAVIKGIQSSGKVMYFSSLFPYVVLFCFLVRGLMLKGAVDGIAHMFTPKLEKMLEPQVWREAATQVFFALGLGFGGVIAFSSYNKRDNNCHFDAALVSIINFVTSILATLVVFAVLGFKANVMNEKCVVENAEKILGYLNTGVLSKELIPPHINFSHLSAQDYAEMYGVIKTVKEDSFSQLGLDACVLEDELNKAVQGTGLAFIAFTEAMTHFPASPFWSVMFFFMLINLGLGSMIGTMTGITTPILDAFKIRKEILCVACCIIAFLLGLLFVQRSGNYFVTMFDDYSAGLPLTVVVILENVSVAWIYGTKRFMQDLEDMLGFRPYSFYYYMWRYVSPAVLVVLIIATVIEMAVSPAGYNAWVEAEGAESFHSYPPWALAMAYSLIVLAMLPLPLVFIARHFNLISDGSNKLSVSYRKGMMKDISNLEEQDEQRFILSKNPSEAPSPMPAHRAYLGPGGTQEMTNTNYGTSTKTGYQNIGSPESEL